A genomic segment from Polyangium mundeleinium encodes:
- a CDS encoding serine/threonine-protein kinase, whose amino-acid sequence MIGRKLQERFEIVRSIGHGGMGTVYEARSLSGQERVAIKWMHARPFAAGDPDLLRFVQEARIVGALESPHVPRLIELAQDPDVQVPYQVMELLAGEDLGALLDRVGALRPDVALRIAAQACKGLAVAHAAGVVHRDVKPQNLFLARKEEGGLLVKVLDFGVAKIRRAPAGAPKGLTAPSSSMTDSGQVVGTPLYMAPEQLEGAKHVDARSDVYSMGVTLYALLAGKPPHADAKSLLELLNRLVSGPPPPLVDAAPWVPPAIRTVVERAMAASKEARYRDAGALLEALEPLLPEGADLTEEMLVPVDEATKGEALARQGQALDAGGGGAAAGLHTPEERRRSPGRGVAVAVLIMAVVVGLCWVLLRR is encoded by the coding sequence TTGATCGGCCGTAAGCTTCAGGAAAGGTTCGAGATCGTCCGCTCCATCGGCCATGGCGGCATGGGGACCGTCTACGAGGCGCGCTCGCTCTCCGGGCAGGAGCGGGTCGCGATCAAGTGGATGCACGCGCGTCCCTTCGCCGCGGGGGATCCCGATCTGCTGCGCTTCGTGCAGGAGGCGCGTATCGTGGGCGCGCTCGAATCGCCGCACGTGCCTCGCCTGATCGAGCTCGCGCAGGACCCGGACGTGCAGGTGCCTTACCAGGTGATGGAGCTGCTCGCGGGCGAGGATCTCGGCGCGCTGCTCGATCGGGTGGGCGCGCTCCGGCCGGACGTGGCGCTTCGCATCGCCGCGCAGGCGTGCAAGGGGCTCGCCGTGGCCCACGCCGCGGGCGTCGTGCATCGCGACGTCAAGCCGCAGAACCTCTTTCTCGCCCGCAAGGAAGAAGGGGGCCTTCTGGTCAAGGTGCTCGATTTCGGCGTCGCCAAGATCCGCCGCGCCCCCGCGGGCGCGCCGAAGGGGCTCACCGCGCCGTCCTCGTCGATGACGGACAGCGGCCAGGTCGTGGGGACGCCGCTCTACATGGCGCCCGAGCAGCTCGAAGGCGCCAAGCACGTCGACGCGCGGAGCGACGTGTATTCGATGGGCGTGACGCTGTATGCCTTGCTCGCGGGGAAACCGCCGCACGCGGACGCCAAATCGCTGCTCGAGCTCCTGAACCGGCTGGTCAGCGGGCCCCCGCCCCCGCTCGTGGACGCGGCGCCCTGGGTGCCTCCTGCGATCCGGACCGTCGTCGAGCGGGCGATGGCCGCGAGCAAGGAGGCCCGGTATCGTGACGCCGGCGCGCTGCTCGAAGCACTGGAGCCGCTCCTGCCCGAGGGCGCGGATCTGACGGAGGAGATGCTCGTCCCGGTGGACGAGGCCACGAAGGGAGAGGCGCTCGCGCGACAGGGGCAGGCGCTGGACGCGGGGGGCGGTGGTGCCGCCGCGGGGCTCCACACGCCCGAGGAGCGGCGAAGGTCCCCGGGACGCGGGGTCGCCGTCGCCGTCCTGATCATGGCCGTGGTCGTGGGGCTCTGCTGGGTGCTGCTTCGCAGGTGA